CTTCGTAATCGCGCGTTTTTCGACTTCCAGATCGGTCTTCATGGTGACGAATGCCTCGACGATGCCCGCGACGCGATTACGAAAGCCGGTGCTCGACAAATAGTTGTAGAGTACGGCCATTTTGTCTTGCTGGCCGTCAATCGCACGGCGGACTTTGGCGGCATCAAGTACGCCGCAGCGAAGAGCGAGGGCGAGACCGATGCTGCATGCACGGTTGGTGACCCAAACTTCGTCGATGAACGCGAAAGTGGTCACGCCTTTGGGAAGTTCGTCACTGACCAAAATCGCGACCTGCGCCTTGGCCGCTCGCTGGTCGCCGCGGAGTTTCGGCAGCCAGCCGTCACTCCAATTCTTCGTGCGCTTCGACTCCCAGAGAATAATACCGCATTCACCACCGACAGTATCGCGAACCAGATGAACGACATCGCCGCCGTGAACTCCTTTAGGAACCGGGCGAATCTCGTCGACGGGAAATTGCGTCCGTAGCAGTGACTCCAAATCCAGTTCCAATACCTCGCCTTGGAGTTGCTGTGAACCTTGCTCGGCCTTTCGTTTGAGGTTTTCAATTTCTCGGGCCAAATCAGTAATTCGCTTGTCTTTCTCTGCATCTTTGAGGCGATGCTGCTCGTCGGCTTCACGCTGAACCGCGGTTCGGATGTTTTCTCGCTCTTTGTCGATTCGCCGTGCGGTTTCAAGTTCAAGGTTCTTCTTTTGTTCTTCCAATTCGCGACGCTGCTGTCGTAATTCCAATTCGGCCTGTTGGGCCTGCACAAGCTTGCTGCGCGTATCGGTCAGTTGAGCGTGGGCATCCTGCAATTCCAGGGCGAGCGATTCCTTCGCTTTGACGAGCGCATCGGCTTCGAGCTTTTGCTTGGCCGACTTTAGTCGCTCGGCGACCTGTTCGGCCACGTTTTCTTCCAATGCTGCGCGTTCGGCTGCAATCTTTTCTTGCTGCGATTTGACCACGGCTTCGCGCTGGGCAATTTCAGCCTCGCGTGCGCGCTGCTCGTTTTCAAATTCCCCTCGAAGCTGAGCGCGCAATTGCGCCGACATCACTTCCGTGACTTCGATCCGTTCGTTGCATTTTGGGCAGGTAATGGTATCGGCCATGCGCTACGAAATGTGCCTGGTGGACTGGAGACGGTTGGGCAGAGGTGGATACCCGGCCACACGCCAAGGCATCAGCCTACCAGACACCCTATTTTTCCGCATCCCAATCCGTCAATTGCGACTGAATTTCCTCCCAGCTTAGCCGAACCCACGGTTGTTCGGCTGCGGCGTCGGGAATGACGTCCCAGGTTGTTTCCCGGTTACACACACGATCGACTTCTTGGGCCACCAGTTCCAGCCAATCGGGAAGATCGAGCCCGGCGCCGCAAGGTTCGTGGGCCAACTCGCTGGCTTCTTGCTCGAGCAGCGGAAACGTTGTGGTAGGCGATCCTTGGCGAGCTTCTTCCGCCGCCGGCGCGACTAACGATCGGATCCGGTCGATGGTCAACGGCCGGATAAAGCGCTCCGACAGCCGATCGGCGATGGTCGGCAACCGCATTGCATACTCCGTTTGCAAATCAGCCAGCCGTTTGATCTGTTGCTCGGCCACGTCGCTGGTTCGCTCGGCCATTGCGTGGCGCCATTGCTCGGCCGCCCCATGACAGCCGCGGCGAACGAGCACTTCGTGGGCCATCATCACGGGGCGGAGATTCCAATGGATGCGTTCATAGCCGACCTTGACCCGGAGGAAATCGAGCAGCGCGTAAAGCATCTCGCCGCGATCCGATTGCGTCGTCGTGGCGTTATAGTCGCGATACTCGGTGTAGTTCTCGACGACGGCTTCAATCACCAGCGACAAATGTTTCTTGGCCTCCGCCCGCGGCAGTCGCTCGTCCAACTCGGCAAACAGGCGAAGGTGGTCGGCCGCTTCACCATCCTCGGCCAGTTGCTCCAGCCAGTTCTCGACTCCCTGATGTAAGATGCCGCGCAGGTTGCCGAGATGGAAAAAATCCTGCGTGAACAGGTCCGAGCCATAGCTACGAATAAACGCGACCAACGCTTGCCAGGTCTTGCTATTGTCGACTCGTTCCAGCACCGACAACCGCAACGTGCGGCTGTGCGACAGCCATTCGCCGAGCAGCGATTCGGTGGCCATTTGCAAGCCATCAATCAATTGCAGATCGTCGGCTGCGGCACGCTCGACCTGTGCTTTTGCGCTGCGTCGCTTCTTGGATTTTGCGGCGGTCGATGGTGGCCGAACTTCATGGCGCGCTGCCGACGATTCCACCAGACTTTCGACGATTGCTTTGTATCCGACTTCGAACAATCGATCGAATTCGGTCACTGCTCCTGCGCCGAGTGGATGATCTTTCTCCATCTCGCGGGCCACGCGCAGTAGTTGACACGTTTCGCGCAACATCCCCAACCGTGGCAATCGTTGCAAGAGTTCGCGAAACATCTGCTGCAGGCCGCGCACCGACGCAATTTTGCGAGCATCCCCGCCGCGCGTGATCGGTACATAGAGCAGCGGCTGTTCAGCAATTTCCGACAAGAACGCCGGCCACAGCCTGCCAACTTCAGGGGCATCGCCCCGCAGCGCCGCCGACCACAGCACAATCGTCTGTGGTCCAACGGCGCAGCTCGATTCACTCTCGCGCACCTCTGCCGTCGCACTCAGATCAACCGCCGCCAGCGCCATTTCAGCATCGCGATTAGCGACAATCGTGGCCACTACTTTTTCGAGCAGCGATTCACGAATCATTCTCCGCCGATCAAGCTCCACGAGGGCTTCGTAGCTTGCCGAAGTCGGCGCGATCGGATACTTCTGGATTGCGGCGGCCAATTCCACCAGCGCGTTGCGATTTTCAACCGCTCTTTCGCGCCAGGTCCGCGGCACTTCAACGCGTACCGATTTTCGATTTCCTGCTTGTGCCGTGGCGGCGGCCATCTTCCAAAGCGCCGCCAGCATCGCCAAGAACGCCAACCGGCTCGACAATCGACGTTGTTCGCGCTCGAGCTCGTCATCGCTCGAATGGTCGCCGGCAGCGGGCACTTCTAGCATATCAGCATCGGTGCCGTCGGATGTGCTATCCCGATAGACCACATCTTCGTATGCTGCGCTAAATAACTCGTCGGCCCCTTGTCCTTCCTCCGGATCGACATCACTTTCCGTCGGCGGCTTGGATTGGCGAGAACCATCGCTTACCGAGGCAAAGTCATCGGGGCGCCAATTGGGAACGTCCCAATAATCTTCCGCATTGGCCTCCAGGTAGTCGAAGAATTTCTGAATCAGCAAAGAGTCGTTGACCGTCGTCGCTGATCGATCGGCCCGACCGAGAGCCAACTGCATCCACCGCACCGCGAGCGCGTAAAAGCTTCGCCGTCCTTCATCGAGGCTCACCTCGGCGGCCTGGCTCAACCAATGCATCAGCAGCGCCATGGCTGCGTGCAAATCTTCCTTGTCCAGCAGCACTTCGATCACTCGGCCGTACGCCTGAGGTGAATCAAACTCGTCGGCGAAGGGCTGCCAAAAAGCAACCTTTCCCGCCGCTGCGCCTCCCTGGTGCCAAGCCGCTAGCGCTTCAGCAACTCGCCGACCTGACGTGTGCGCCTCGTCTCCGGAAATCGAACGAATGCCTTCGACCGACGTAGTGGCGAATTGATCCCACCAGTCGGCGCGCTGACGAAACGCCGGCGGCAATTTGTCGAGCAGCTCAGCATCGTCGGCCGTCGCCGCTTCGTGCCAAAGTCTCGAATAGAGGGCAAAAGCCTGCGCGACCAAGTCGAGCAATTCGTCGACGCGCGGATCGGGAATGCTGTTTTCCATTGCCGGGAACAAACTGAATTGCCCGGAGAAGCCCAGAATGTTCCACGGATCGACCACTGCGCCGCATTGGATGGCCCGCGAGAGCAAATCGTCGACTTGCGGCAACATGGCAAACGCCTCGGTCAACCGCCCAGCGTCCGCCAAGCGGTGTCCGGATGTGAGTAAGCACTGCATCTGGCACACCATCCGCGCCGAGGCGGCCGGCACAATGTCGGCTTGCCGCGCGGCCGCCTCCGAATACCCCAGTCGCGCGAAGAGAATCGCCAACTCGACGTGCTGCAACTGCAACGCCCGCAGTCGCGCCAGCTCCGCGTTCAAATGCTGCCGTGCGCCCGCGAACGGCTGGTGTTGCGTTTCGCATTCCGATTGCAAGTGTTGACGAACTTCCGCCGGCGCGCGCGCCAAGAGCCGCCGATAAAACTCGTCGCGATAGGTTGCGATGTGCGGCATCAACTTCGCAAGTGTCACCGACGAGTCGAACGAGTCTGGCCCTGCGCCGCTCGTTCCGGCGGCCATCAAAATAGTACCTGCCAACACGGCACCCGCTTCAAACATCAATTGTTCGCGCGGCACGCTTCGCGAGGTCTCCATTCGTGCCAGAACCGCGTCGAGCGTACATTGTTGCAGCACAAACCGCCGGTATTGCCCCCGGTTGTCGATCAGGTGCGGATCCCATTGCCCAAAGTGATAATTCGGCCGTCGGTTGACAGGGTGATTGAAATCGTAGGCTCGCGGATCGAACGACAGTTCGTCAAGTAAGTCCGGGTCAAAACAAGCGGCCTCCAGCAATTCTCGATCGGTGCTGCGCAAGATGCGAAGCACGGTGTCGATCAGGTCGTGGTAGCGGCCTACCGCCACGCCGACGTTTGCGATATACAGCGGCACGGGGCGAACGCGTTCGTGCGAATACGGCTCGTGCTTTCGCGTTTCTAGCACCGGCACGGGACGATGGCCGATGAAATCATTGAGCCGCCGCAGCACGCGATCGACGATTCGCCGCGATTCTTCCCAGGGTGCGCCCTCGGCCAGCACAGCCTCCATCACGTGTCCCACGAATAGCGGCCGCCAAAGCTCCGCCCCGGTTTGATGGAAGAGCAAATCGCGATGATGTTGAGCGTAGGCCGGCAATACCTCCTCGAATGCCAGTCGCAGTACGCCGCGGGCTTGTTCGGCATCCTTAAATGCAGCCGCCTTGCCCGCCAGTTCATCGAGCTTCGCCCTCAAGAGTTGATGAGCGACCTGCCACGATTGCTGCGGAGGAATCCCAGCCGCTTCAATCGCCCCCCACAGTTCATTCAGCCCTTTGAGAAAAGTTGCATCGCTGGCGCCGGACGAAAAATTCAGGTAGCCCAGCAGTTCTTGCAAAGGCAACCGTTCAGCGATTCCAGCGGGTAACGACATTGACGATGCGGCACGGGAATCAGGGGGCAAATCGTTAGGGTTGTGGAACAATCGCGCCAGCTACTTTCAGGAGCCGACGCCATCGGGCTAGCCATCGGCGTTGGTAGCCGACGGTACCTCCTGCTTCAAGACAAATTTGAAAATCTTCACAACCTGCGCGAAGTTGGCGAGCCGACGAGCGTTGAACGGCCAACCCACCAGCCTCAAGCACGACGACCGCACGCACAACTCCACAAACGCCAGCTTAGAAAGTGAGCCTCGATTGGTCTAGCGGCCCACCGACCGCAATCGCAGCATTTTGCCGCGACAATTGGCGCGACGACAAGGTCGCCATCAAGCGTTCCATCGGCCAGCAGCGGTCGCACTGCAAGCCGAGGAATTCACTCGTTGTTCGCCCCCCTATACCGCGTCGTCTACGCATCGGAACGCGGCGATTGGAAATGACACCTGGCGTGCGGTGGTGTTCCCTTGGCGAAGACTCGCGCAGATCGACCCTGCCCAAGCTTTTCTTGGTCCTGGCAGAAATCAACGTCGTTGCCCAATTTCCTAATTTGCGGCATCAACGATCAGTTCGTCGCCGCGCACAAGGGTTGGCTGACCAACCGCGGCACGAACGTGCTTAGCCCCCTCGCGCACCTCATACTCCGCTCCATCGACGGCGATATCCAGCACATGACCGCGTAGCCGCAGACCCTTAAGACTGATCTGGCGCGCGAAGGCAGGCGGGTGCGGATCGATGCGGATGTCTCCATTGAACTCCGCCTGGACACCAAACATCCCAAAGATGATGCACTGTGCCACCGCAGCGCTGTCGATCGTGGATTGCAATGGCGTATCGTGGCGATAGTCGATTTCGTTGGCAGCGAACGAATCGCCCCAATATGGCATCCGCTCGCCCCACCACAAAATGCGCTTCAAGATGTTTGCGGCTACGTCGGGATGGCCCGCTTTATAGAGGCGTTCGGCAATCTGGGCCGGGAAGGCCGTGAAGCAGCCTCCGCCTCCGTTGTCATAGTCAACTGGATCGTAGGCCAGATCGGTCTTCGCCATGCTTTCCAATCCGAACTCGGCCATGAACTCCTGCGGATTGTTGAGGTGCACGAGTAGTCGAGCTTCCTGTTCGGCATCTAGAACTTTGCTGGCGAAGAGCTTGAAAACCTGCACCGTATAGCGGAGATCCTTCTCTCCTTTTTCATTTCGGAAGTCGAACCAGCCGGCGCGTTCGTTCCAGAGTTGCTGCTTCAGCACTTTTTTCAATTCTTCCGCCCGTTGACGAAGGCGCGGATCGGGTTTGCCTGCTAGCTCCGTCAACTCGGCGGCCCGCTGGTAGGTATCGTAGCGGCGCCCATTCAAGTCGGGCATCACATGGTTGTAAGGAATGCCGCGACGCAATTCGAGATGGCTATTCGATGGGCCATAATCGATCAGGTTTACGGGCTTTTCGGGGTCATCGCCAAACATGGCATTGTTGACCGCGTGCGCCAGAATCGTGTTGTCATCGACAATGTCGGACAAGAACGCCGTGTCGCCCGTGTTCTTGACATAAAAATAAATCAGGCCAACGATCTTCTCCTGATTGACAGGATACCAAGGGCCGAATGTCTTCCCCGTCACCGGCTCGAACGCGAAGTGCTTCGTGATGTCGATGGCAAGAAAATGCTTGATATGACTGCGGGCCGCGGCGGGATCGAACATTGGAAAGATTTCCCAAATTTCTCCGAAGTCCCAGAGATAGTTGCCGACGCACCCGCCATTAATGCTGCCCGTGCTGTAGTAGGGATGCAGCAAGAACTCGGAAACATCCCACCGATTCATCACGAACTGAACCAGCGATCGATAATAAAATCGCTCCAGGGCAGCATTGCTCGATTCGAACCGGGGAAGCTGGTTGAAGAAGTCTTCGATCCGCTTGGCGTATGCCAGTTGCGCATCCGCCACCGTCTTTTTTAGGTCAGCCGTTATCTTTTCACACTCTGCTTGCGCTTCCGCCGCAGGTCCAATGGCAAACGCAACATACCGCGTAGCGCTGCCCGATGGCGGCAAGGATACGGTCCATTGGCCGCAGGGCGATGCAGCCTGCCATTGCACATCGCGACTGGCGCGCAGGACAATCGTCAGGCCGCCTTGCTCCAAGCGAAGCGATCCGTCGCCAAATTTTCGCGTCGTGGCGGTCTTGCTCTTGGGTCTGGCAAACGACCATCCTAAGCCGCCGTTTTCATCCACCGGTTCGGCGATATCCAGCGTGACACCCTCGGTGGCGATGGCCGCTGGAATGAACGGCGTTGTTGCTGAAGCGCCTTGAGCCAGCGTGACGCCCTCGATGGTGATTGCCGCAGCAGCGGTACGAGGCTCGACGCCGGTGTTGGTAAGGGTGAATTCCAGCAGTCCAGCGCGAGTACCGGGGATGAGCATCGTTGAACTCTTGACATCGATTCCGCCGACTGATCCCGACCGCTCGACCTTGAATGGATGCCACTGGTAACTCTTCGTTGCAACAGGCTTGCCCGAAACGGTGATTTCCATATTGAAATTGGAACTCAGGTACGGCGGCGCCCAAAGACCATTGATCCTCAATACGTTGCGATAGGGAATGCCAGCAGCAATCTTGCCATTGACAATACCAAAATGCTCTTCCTGAACGATGTTCTGCGACCCGTCCAGCGCAAACGGATCAAAGGGTTGATCCTTCTGCTGGGCGGTCGCCTGCTGCTGAACTGCCAGAGCAATGACGAACGCGATCGCAGACAAACAAGACGCAATTGAGCGGACCATCTATCTTCTCCATCGACTGGTAGGGTAGATCACAAGAGTGACGCGAGGAAACGGCTCCAAACCTCGTGCGGCACGGCTTGTCCGGTTCAGATTGTAGCCGGTTCAGATTGTAGCACGAATTCACAGACAACGCGAATTCGACGCGCGCCGGTAGTACCGAGGGGGTGAAAATCGAGTTGCGCTAAGTGAACAATAGTGACGATGAATGACAGCTACCTCTTGATTGGACGGACAGGACTCGGATGGACTACGATTGACTGCTTTTGGACACTTTCTTGAAGACGACAAAATAGTTCTCGTGCAGCAACTTGGTGTCTTCCAAAACCTTCTCGAAGCCAGCCTCCTCAATCTCCGCCTCAAAGACTTCTTGCCCGGCGCGAACGTGGTGCATGACCCAGTCGCTACTCTTGCCGGGAATCCGGCGAAAGTCGATGAGGATCAACCGGCCGCCGGGTTTCATGGCGCGGTGGATCGAGGCCAGCGTTTTGGCGGGGGTCTCGAAATGGTGGTAGGTGTCGCAGATAAATGCCACATCCACGGAGTCGGCCGGCAGTTGCGTCGAGTCCTGGGTCGCTAGAACTGGATCGACGTTGCGCAAGCCGGCCTCGCGGGCGGTGGAAGCGATGTGGTCGAGGAACTTCGGGGCAATGTCGACGGCAATGACTCGTCCTTTGTCGCCGACCGCAGCGGCAAAGAGCCGCGTGAACAGGCCGGTCCCGGCACCAATGTCGGCCACTGCTTCGCCCGGCTTGATCTGGCACGCCGCCACAATTGCCGTTCGTCGCGCAAATAGCTCTCGGCTTTCCACTTCAAACTTTTTCTTGAATTCGTCGATATCCGGATTCCTAAACGAATCGTTGATGCCGGGTTGGACACTGACTTTTTGGCCGTAGGCCAGGGCAACCGCCGCCCAGACAATGCCAAGGCCGACGAATCGTGGTAGGCGATGGTTCATTGAGATAATCCTCCAATCAGAGCAAAGATCGCGGCGGGCCACGCCTACAACAACGATTTCGCCCATGATGCCACTATTGTCCGGCTATCAGTCGAATAGTGTCAACTGGTTTGCAGCAGTGGGTTCTAAATTCGATCGAATTTCCGCACAAAGGGTCTGATTGATCGGGGGACAAACAAGCTGCGACTGAGAATGTGCATACTCTCGGACAGACTTCGATCGATGCCCAGCTCCTTCTTCACGATCGCCACACGTGCGTTTTCTCCGCTTCTTTCGTATTTTCCGTGAGTATGTGGTGAACTCGGCAAAAAATTGCGGCCGAACACGATGGCCATGAGGAACTCCATCGAGTTCGGCATTAAGACTTGGCGGCAATTAGAAGTTCACTTGAGATTGCACGTAAACGAAGTCGGCGTCGCCGGTAAATGGCGGAGGAGTGGGATTGGTGCGATACCAATCGCCTGTGAAGAAGTGTGAATAGCCGATGAGCCAGCTCATTCGATCCGTCATCGCCCAAGTGGTCTGCAAGTCGAGTTCTTGGCCGAGATACGGACTGCCGCCCGGCGTGGTGACGAACGGCAGTTCGTTGATCTTGTAGGGGACATCGTTCGGATTCTGCAGAAAAAACAGATGCCACCACGCCAGGAATTTCCACTTTGCGCTCGGCTGCATTTCATACAGGATATTAAAATCTTGAATGTTTGTGCGGGCAAAGAAATCCATGAAGCCCAAGAACTTATGTCCTAGCGGAAACAGGTGGTTAAATCCGTTGCCGATGATATCGCTGCCGGATGCCCAGTCGTAGTACACCCAGACCACCGGTTTCCAGCATGGGCACCGCTCCAGCTTGCGACCGCCACCGAGTGTAAAGAATCCCGCCGAATGGCTCCCATCGCCGAATTCGCCGAACTGATAACCGCCTTCGATTTCCCACAGCCACGGACCCTTGTTTTGATAAATGCGGCCGCCGGCGGTTTGGAATTTAAAGCTGCTGGCGGCAGCGTACGGCGCGTCATAATCGTGATAGCCGAGCCAGTATATATCGTAGGAGTGATCCTGGATTGCTTTGTAGGTGGCCCAAATGCCGTAAAACTCTTGCGTGCCGTCGGGCGAGTCTAATCCTTCCGGATCGTTCATCAACGGCCGCAGCCAAAAACCATCGAGATTCCAATCCTCGCCGCGGAAATAAATCTTGGCGCCATCGAAAGTCCGGCGAGTGTTGGCCCAGTCTAGCGGTGAAATCAATCGCTGCGAACCGTACAGCATTTCCTGTCGGCCCACGCGCCCCCACCACGGACTGCCGCCGACATCGAGCAACTTCAGGTCGGCAAACAAGTTGAGGATTTCGCTGGGATTTACTTCGTTCGAGCGAGGCGGCAAGTCTTCGAAGTCGCTCGTCGCATCCAGGTATTCGCCGTAAACGCGTAGCCAGTCTTCATGCACCCAGTTGGCATATAAACGAAGTCGTTTCAACAAAAACTGATCGGATTGCCCCGTCAATCCTAAGCCGCGCATATTGATTTCGTCATGGTACCGCAGGCGATATTGGCCGCCGAGATCCACCGTGTCGTCGCAGCAAGCAGGATGCAATTGTTTGAAGCGCTCACCCAGATGCCAATCGTTGTAACATGGATCGTCGAGATACTTGAACGAATTGTCGTAGAATGGATCCTTGTAGGCC
This sequence is a window from Pirellulales bacterium. Protein-coding genes within it:
- a CDS encoding DUF2130 domain-containing protein, with the protein product MADTITCPKCNERIEVTEVMSAQLRAQLRGEFENEQRAREAEIAQREAVVKSQQEKIAAERAALEENVAEQVAERLKSAKQKLEADALVKAKESLALELQDAHAQLTDTRSKLVQAQQAELELRQQRRELEEQKKNLELETARRIDKERENIRTAVQREADEQHRLKDAEKDKRITDLAREIENLKRKAEQGSQQLQGEVLELDLESLLRTQFPVDEIRPVPKGVHGGDVVHLVRDTVGGECGIILWESKRTKNWSDGWLPKLRGDQRAAKAQVAILVSDELPKGVTTFAFIDEVWVTNRACSIGLALALRCGVLDAAKVRRAIDGQQDKMAVLYNYLSSTGFRNRVAGIVEAFVTMKTDLEVEKRAITKHWAKREKQIEQALGHTSSMYGDLQGIIGGSLQTIESLELTALPSPDDDLVNASDISTR
- a CDS encoding methyltransferase domain-containing protein, yielding MGEIVVVGVARRDLCSDWRIISMNHRLPRFVGLGIVWAAVALAYGQKVSVQPGINDSFRNPDIDEFKKKFEVESRELFARRTAIVAACQIKPGEAVADIGAGTGLFTRLFAAAVGDKGRVIAVDIAPKFLDHIASTAREAGLRNVDPVLATQDSTQLPADSVDVAFICDTYHHFETPAKTLASIHRAMKPGGRLILIDFRRIPGKSSDWVMHHVRAGQEVFEAEIEEAGFEKVLEDTKLLHENYFVVFKKVSKSSQS
- a CDS encoding alginate export family protein translates to MCRSFQPVFAWLCFAAALGGQRSIGHAAEHSAAKSGLFTTSAASLTQPATENHVEAPGDDVLESNTQPAEPEPSPVAEGGATSGDAKCTPQKMAELKKAAASAYKDPFYDNSFKYLDDPCYNDWHLGERFKQLHPACCDDTVDLGGQYRLRYHDEINMRGLGLTGQSDQFLLKRLRLYANWVHEDWLRVYGEYLDATSDFEDLPPRSNEVNPSEILNLFADLKLLDVGGSPWWGRVGRQEMLYGSQRLISPLDWANTRRTFDGAKIYFRGEDWNLDGFWLRPLMNDPEGLDSPDGTQEFYGIWATYKAIQDHSYDIYWLGYHDYDAPYAAASSFKFQTAGGRIYQNKGPWLWEIEGGYQFGEFGDGSHSAGFFTLGGGRKLERCPCWKPVVWVYYDWASGSDIIGNGFNHLFPLGHKFLGFMDFFARTNIQDFNILYEMQPSAKWKFLAWWHLFFLQNPNDVPYKINELPFVTTPGGSPYLGQELDLQTTWAMTDRMSWLIGYSHFFTGDWYRTNPTPPPFTGDADFVYVQSQVNF